From Xiphophorus couchianus chromosome 4, X_couchianus-1.0, whole genome shotgun sequence, a single genomic window includes:
- the cav2 gene encoding caveolin-2 isoform X2 yields MGVEKEKLDTSIIMDKDEYNLSIEPILMKKGKVYSEAPDRDPNDINTHLKVGFEDVIGEPSSAHSFDRVWIGSHATFELVKFFFYRLLTTLLAIPMAFTLGLLFGVLSCVHVWLVMPVVQSFMMLLPSAQKIWRSLTDIFIAPLFQSLGKCLSSIQIQTPEN; encoded by the exons ATGGGTGTGGAGAAGGAAAAGCTGGACACCAGCATAATTATGGACAAGGACGAGTACAACCTGTCCATAGAGCCCATTCTGATGAAGAAAGGGAAGGTGTACTCGGAGGCGCCGGATCGGGATCCAAACGACATCAACACGCATCTGAAG GTGGGTTTTGAGGACGTGATCGGCGAGCCGAGCTCCGCCCACAGCTTCGACAGAGTTTGGATCGGGAGCCACGCCACCTTCGAGCTCGTCAAGTTCTTCTTCTACCGGCTGCTGACCACCCTACTGGCAATTCCCATGGCCTTCACACTGGGGCTGCTCTTCGGAGTGCTGAGCTGCGTCCATGTCTG GCTGGTGATGCCAGTGGTCCAGAGCTTCATGATGCTCCTGCCTTCAGCGCAGAAGATATGGAGGAGTCTGACGGACATTTTCATAGCTCCACTGTTCCAGAGTCTGGGGAAATGTTTGTCCTCCATTCAGATTCAAACCCCAGAGAACTGA
- the cav2 gene encoding caveolin-2 isoform X1, giving the protein MGVEKEKLDTSIIMDKDEYNLSIEPILMKKGKVYSEAPDRDPNDINTHLKQVGFEDVIGEPSSAHSFDRVWIGSHATFELVKFFFYRLLTTLLAIPMAFTLGLLFGVLSCVHVWLVMPVVQSFMMLLPSAQKIWRSLTDIFIAPLFQSLGKCLSSIQIQTPEN; this is encoded by the exons ATGGGTGTGGAGAAGGAAAAGCTGGACACCAGCATAATTATGGACAAGGACGAGTACAACCTGTCCATAGAGCCCATTCTGATGAAGAAAGGGAAGGTGTACTCGGAGGCGCCGGATCGGGATCCAAACGACATCAACACGCATCTGAAG CAGGTGGGTTTTGAGGACGTGATCGGCGAGCCGAGCTCCGCCCACAGCTTCGACAGAGTTTGGATCGGGAGCCACGCCACCTTCGAGCTCGTCAAGTTCTTCTTCTACCGGCTGCTGACCACCCTACTGGCAATTCCCATGGCCTTCACACTGGGGCTGCTCTTCGGAGTGCTGAGCTGCGTCCATGTCTG GCTGGTGATGCCAGTGGTCCAGAGCTTCATGATGCTCCTGCCTTCAGCGCAGAAGATATGGAGGAGTCTGACGGACATTTTCATAGCTCCACTGTTCCAGAGTCTGGGGAAATGTTTGTCCTCCATTCAGATTCAAACCCCAGAGAACTGA